A stretch of the Candidatus Binatus sp. genome encodes the following:
- a CDS encoding acetyl-CoA hydrolase/transferase family protein, with amino-acid sequence MGQGNGQYMYETEYKSKLRTPAAAVELIPARGTLSMGMAFSEPPALLAALENRVKSRKIEELRVYYSHSVAAAAFTILKYEYMDVIKPHPFFPTIVERTLFERGQRDNRRVVFYMPGNFSAMPRVLREIGIDAFIMMVAPMDKGGFFSCGTNADYTIPTARIAKHLIVEVNPRMPRVFGDSSVHISEVAAIVENESPLFSLPSRPPTPLDNVISKSIVEMIPDRATLQVGIGGVPSAVCAALHGRKDLGIHSELMMPPLAALIQSGTVTNRYKNLNRYKNVYTLAVGDQPFYEFLNDNSSMEARPVDYVNDPNVIGQNDRVISINAFLELGLDGEVNSEAIMGKQFSAPGGQLDFVRGAQLSKGGKSILTAYSTAAKGVVSRIVPKIEGPTTDPRTDTQYVAIEYGVACLTGKSTTERAEALIAIAHPKFRAQLRLGARQLGYL; translated from the coding sequence ATGGGGCAGGGGAACGGACAGTACATGTACGAAACGGAGTACAAATCCAAGTTGAGGACGCCAGCGGCGGCGGTGGAATTGATCCCGGCGCGAGGCACCCTCTCGATGGGCATGGCGTTCAGCGAACCGCCCGCCTTGTTAGCAGCGCTCGAGAATCGAGTGAAGAGCCGCAAGATCGAGGAGCTTCGCGTTTACTATTCGCACTCGGTCGCAGCCGCCGCCTTCACGATTCTCAAGTACGAATACATGGACGTCATCAAGCCGCATCCATTCTTCCCTACGATTGTCGAACGAACGCTCTTCGAGCGGGGCCAACGGGACAATCGGCGCGTGGTCTTCTACATGCCGGGCAATTTCAGTGCGATGCCGCGGGTATTGCGCGAAATAGGAATCGACGCATTCATTATGATGGTCGCGCCGATGGACAAAGGCGGATTCTTCAGTTGCGGCACCAACGCCGACTACACGATCCCGACCGCACGAATCGCAAAGCATCTGATCGTCGAAGTCAATCCCAGGATGCCGCGGGTGTTCGGCGATTCGTCGGTGCACATATCGGAAGTCGCGGCGATTGTCGAAAATGAAAGTCCGCTGTTCTCGCTGCCTTCCCGGCCGCCGACGCCATTGGACAATGTGATCAGCAAGAGCATCGTGGAGATGATCCCGGACCGCGCGACACTCCAGGTAGGAATCGGTGGAGTACCCAGCGCTGTATGCGCCGCCCTGCACGGCCGCAAGGATTTGGGCATACACAGTGAACTCATGATGCCGCCGCTGGCGGCGCTGATTCAGTCGGGTACCGTCACCAACAGGTACAAGAACCTCAATCGATACAAGAACGTGTACACCCTGGCGGTCGGCGACCAGCCTTTCTACGAATTTCTCAACGACAATTCGAGCATGGAGGCCCGCCCGGTTGACTATGTGAACGACCCGAACGTCATCGGGCAGAACGATCGCGTAATCTCGATCAACGCGTTTCTTGAGCTCGGCCTTGACGGCGAGGTCAATTCCGAAGCGATCATGGGCAAGCAGTTCAGCGCTCCCGGCGGCCAGTTGGATTTCGTGCGCGGCGCTCAGCTATCCAAGGGCGGCAAATCGATTCTCACCGCGTACTCGACCGCGGCCAAAGGCGTCGTCTCGCGCATCGTCCCAAAGATCGAAGGACCCACCACCGATCCAAGAACCGATACTCAGTATGTCGCTATCGAGTATGGAGTGGCTTGCCTCACCGGCAAATCGACAACGGAAAGAGCCGAGGCGTTGATCGCAATCGCTCATCCAAAATTTCGCGCGCAACTTCGTCTCGGCGCGCGGCAATTGGGTTACTTGTGA
- a CDS encoding amino acid adenylation domain-containing protein: protein MPPLPSFLTATASRHGARPALIMDDRVLTYAELDASANRVANSLIRHGVHAGDRVALWMPKSLEAIISIWGVLKAGAAFVPVDPAAPVARLATIARDCEIRALVTAMDRADDLQQAFGASAPMRAVLYAGDGTNPTPAAKWSSQTWNQVEAESAQPPPVHIDDAALALVQYTSGSAGTPKGAAISHRALIAQAEWTVPSLGLSNEDRIPGYTPLSSAMSTFEIFSGVFAGATVYPVALRLAPFPAAVAKGWSDQRITVIYAVASVFQMLLSRGNLGALDFSALRIIMIGGERLPAQRLGELMRLLPRVRFVITYGRTEAKLRCLHEVKFPPEEIDTRTIGKTDADTRLLVLGEDEKPVADGAIGELWITGPGLMLGYYGLPEMTAEVTRTVRLGPSQSVRACRTGDLVRRHANGTLELIGRADEQIKVRGYRVETAEIESALCRHPAVHAAVVIAVPEPETGNRLKAVVVLKVGSDGGEQTLRNHCAAELPPYMVPETIEFRASIPLMSNGKVDRRSLRES from the coding sequence ATGCCGCCGCTGCCATCTTTTCTCACCGCGACGGCCTCGCGTCACGGCGCGCGGCCAGCGCTGATAATGGACGATCGGGTTCTCACTTATGCCGAACTTGACGCAAGCGCCAACCGGGTTGCGAACTCGTTGATTCGCCACGGCGTCCACGCCGGAGATCGCGTGGCTCTGTGGATGCCAAAGTCGCTCGAGGCGATCATTTCCATCTGGGGCGTTCTCAAGGCTGGGGCAGCCTTCGTGCCGGTTGACCCGGCCGCGCCCGTGGCGCGCCTGGCGACCATCGCGCGTGATTGCGAAATCCGCGCCCTGGTCACCGCGATGGACCGCGCCGACGATCTGCAGCAGGCATTCGGTGCCAGCGCGCCGATGCGCGCGGTTCTCTACGCCGGCGATGGGACCAACCCAACCCCCGCCGCGAAATGGTCCTCCCAGACATGGAACCAAGTCGAGGCCGAGAGTGCACAGCCGCCGCCGGTTCACATCGACGATGCCGCCCTCGCCCTCGTGCAGTATACTTCGGGTTCCGCCGGGACGCCCAAGGGCGCGGCGATTTCGCATCGCGCTCTAATCGCGCAGGCGGAGTGGACGGTGCCTTCCCTTGGGCTTTCGAACGAGGACCGCATCCCCGGCTACACGCCTCTCAGCAGCGCTATGTCGACGTTCGAGATCTTCAGCGGCGTATTCGCGGGCGCGACCGTGTATCCGGTTGCGCTGCGGCTGGCGCCGTTTCCGGCCGCGGTCGCGAAAGGCTGGAGCGATCAGAGAATCACCGTCATCTATGCAGTGGCGAGCGTTTTCCAGATGCTGCTAAGCCGCGGAAATCTCGGCGCGCTCGACTTCTCCGCGCTTCGAATCATCATGATCGGAGGCGAGCGCTTGCCGGCGCAGCGGCTCGGCGAGCTGATGCGGCTTTTGCCCCGCGTTCGTTTTGTCATCACCTACGGCCGCACCGAAGCGAAGCTTCGCTGCTTGCACGAAGTGAAATTTCCACCCGAAGAAATTGACACGCGCACGATCGGCAAGACTGACGCGGATACTCGCCTGCTGGTGCTGGGCGAGGACGAAAAGCCGGTGGCGGACGGCGCGATTGGAGAGCTGTGGATCACCGGACCGGGCCTGATGCTCGGCTACTACGGACTTCCGGAAATGACCGCGGAGGTTACGCGAACCGTCAGGCTCGGCCCGAGCCAGAGCGTGCGCGCGTGCCGCACGGGAGATTTGGTGCGTCGGCACGCGAATGGAACGCTGGAACTGATCGGCCGCGCCGATGAGCAGATCAAAGTACGCGGTTACAGGGTTGAAACCGCAGAGATCGAATCCGCACTCTGCCGTCATCCTGCCGTCCATGCAGCCGTGGTGATTGCCGTCCCCGAGCCGGAGACCGGCAATCGGCTGAAAGCGGTGGTGGTGCTGAAGGTCGGTTCGGACGGCGGCGAGCAAACGCTGCGCAATCATTGCGCCGCGGAGCTGCCGCCCTACATGGTGCCCGAGACCATCGAATTTCGCGCGAGCATTCCCCTGATGAGCAACGGAAAAGTCGATCGCCGCAGTCTGCGCGAGAGCTGA
- a CDS encoding alpha/beta hydrolase, whose translation MNWRETPATLSRARAEQPLEFKGPKGALHGIFTPPAPDASPASACVVFPGGPRSGVRRLPVLATRILAAEGFAALRFDLRGRGESAGEVALPNRNEPLGEDVVAAIRHLREAHGQKQFLLAGYCFSALSALDSFKDEADAISGMFFATAAVLEEKPGGPLGYSRAGSATSRLRSMVGRARAPKIRDSFEISFRALACSHARALFLYGEQDRLRAEFRVAEQALFSQLDSEARGRLEIEIRAGRIHTIEGQFAVIERAISWLRGFHPARSESGTRRQPISQES comes from the coding sequence ATGAATTGGCGTGAAACTCCCGCCACGCTGAGCCGCGCACGCGCCGAGCAGCCGCTTGAATTCAAGGGCCCGAAGGGCGCTCTGCATGGGATCTTCACGCCACCGGCGCCTGACGCGTCGCCGGCGAGCGCGTGCGTCGTGTTCCCGGGCGGCCCGCGTTCGGGGGTTCGCCGTCTTCCGGTACTCGCCACCCGAATCCTTGCCGCCGAGGGATTCGCGGCCCTGAGATTCGACCTGCGAGGTCGCGGCGAGAGCGCCGGCGAGGTTGCGCTGCCGAACCGCAACGAGCCGCTTGGTGAGGACGTGGTTGCCGCGATTCGTCACCTGCGTGAAGCGCACGGACAGAAGCAGTTTCTGCTGGCCGGCTACTGCTTCAGCGCGCTGAGCGCGCTCGATTCATTCAAGGATGAGGCCGACGCGATCTCCGGCATGTTCTTTGCCACCGCAGCGGTGCTCGAGGAGAAGCCTGGCGGACCGCTCGGATACAGCCGCGCGGGCAGCGCCACATCGCGCCTGCGCTCAATGGTCGGGCGCGCGCGTGCCCCAAAGATACGGGACAGTTTCGAGATTTCCTTCAGAGCGCTGGCGTGCTCGCATGCGCGCGCGCTCTTTCTCTACGGAGAGCAGGACCGGCTGCGCGCGGAGTTCCGCGTCGCCGAGCAGGCTCTGTTCTCGCAGCTCGACAGCGAAGCGCGCGGGCGGCTCGAGATTGAGATCCGGGCCGGCCGAATTCATACCATCGAGGGCCAGTTCGCGGTCATCGAGCGTGCAATATCGTGGCTGCGCGGATTTCATCCCGCGCGAAGCGAGAGCGGCACTCGGCGCCAGCCGATTTCCCAAGAGTCCTAG
- a CDS encoding serine aminopeptidase domain-containing protein codes for MLSRHPTGKQQWTEERRYFESDGRPLYAVMYRAERPGAPIVLFCNSFSENHCEGRAEAIAARIIAANGYSAFLYHPRAHGDSAGDLEDVTFEDLIDDAVNAAIYARSRSGASQIVWVGVRFGALVAANAIRRITDSTGLALWEPVLSARDYFRKSMRHVMYFEMSQGDRPSLTVDQMSERIRREGKISVLGFDLYRKFLESAQEADLLDALQPWRGPTLIAQFQKHSRLSREHNQLRETLVRRGLSVRAVLHRGPDGSDPWWTPEVIARQMGDWLDELA; via the coding sequence ATGTTGTCGCGTCACCCCACCGGGAAGCAGCAGTGGACCGAGGAGCGCCGGTATTTCGAATCCGACGGCCGCCCGCTGTACGCAGTGATGTATCGCGCCGAGCGGCCGGGCGCGCCGATTGTGCTCTTCTGTAACAGCTTCTCCGAGAATCATTGCGAGGGGAGAGCCGAGGCGATCGCGGCGCGGATCATCGCGGCAAACGGCTACTCCGCCTTCCTGTATCATCCGCGGGCGCATGGCGATTCGGCAGGCGACTTGGAGGACGTAACGTTCGAGGACTTGATCGATGACGCGGTGAACGCCGCTATCTACGCGCGCAGCCGATCCGGCGCGTCGCAAATCGTGTGGGTCGGCGTTCGGTTCGGAGCGCTGGTTGCCGCCAATGCGATCCGCAGGATTACTGACTCCACCGGGCTTGCGCTCTGGGAGCCCGTGCTGAGCGCGCGCGATTACTTCCGCAAGTCGATGCGCCACGTTATGTATTTCGAAATGTCGCAAGGCGATCGGCCGTCGCTGACCGTCGATCAGATGAGTGAGCGTATTAGGCGCGAGGGCAAAATCTCCGTGCTCGGATTCGACCTCTACCGGAAGTTCTTGGAGAGCGCCCAGGAGGCGGACCTGCTGGACGCTCTCCAACCCTGGCGCGGCCCGACTCTGATCGCGCAGTTTCAGAAGCACTCCAGGCTCTCGCGCGAACACAACCAGTTGCGTGAGACTCTCGTCCGGCGCGGTCTAAGCGTGCGCGCAGTTCTACATCGCGGGCCAGACGGAAGCGACCCCTGGTGGACGCCGGAGGTTATCGCACGACAGATGGGAGACTGGCTCGATGAATTGGCGTGA
- a CDS encoding acyl carrier protein, whose product MKSIESAIREFLLQLPTARKIRELKPGDSLFQRGLLDSQGVINTVAFCEETFGIEIRDEEVIPENFESVRALSRLIKRAQSR is encoded by the coding sequence ATGAAGAGCATCGAAAGCGCCATCCGCGAATTTCTGCTCCAGCTTCCCACTGCGCGGAAGATCCGCGAGCTGAAACCCGGCGACTCGCTGTTCCAACGCGGCCTGCTCGATTCGCAGGGAGTCATCAATACGGTGGCATTTTGCGAGGAGACCTTCGGCATCGAGATTCGCGACGAGGAAGTGATTCCGGAGAATTTCGAAAGCGTGCGCGCCCTGTCGCGCCTGATCAAGCGGGCGCAGTCGCGATGA